Proteins from one Streptomyces sp. NBC_00289 genomic window:
- a CDS encoding DHA2 family efflux MFS transporter permease subunit, protein MSQQTEPRGGAVWALVITSVAGFMAALDNLVVTTALPSIRKDLGGAMDDLEWTVSAYTLTFAVLLMFGAALGDRFGRRRLFLVGLTVFTGASAAAAMASGIDALIAARAVQGVGAAIMMPLTLTLLTAAVPAAKRGMAYGIWGAVNGLAVASGPLIGGALTEHISWHWIFWLNVPLGLALLPLARLRLAESHGTGAPLDIPGTLLASGGLFGIVYGLVRGPADGWSSSMVLTGLFAGAALLVGFVLYSVRAKNPMLPMRLFRSRAFTGINVASLLMFLGMFGSIFLLSQYMQGVLGYSPTEAGLRMLPWTGMPMIVAPIAGILSDRVGGRPVVATGLFLQAVGLGYMAAVVTADASYAIQLPGLIISGIGMGLYFAPAANLVMSSVLPREQGVASGANNALREVGGALGIAVMASIFSAQGGYESGQAFVDGLRPALMTGGVVVALAGFAALAIPARRPDVPAENATAQAPARVPETAASH, encoded by the coding sequence ATGTCACAGCAGACCGAACCTCGCGGGGGAGCCGTCTGGGCCCTCGTCATCACCAGCGTCGCCGGGTTCATGGCGGCCCTCGACAACCTCGTCGTCACCACCGCCCTGCCCTCCATCCGCAAGGATCTCGGCGGAGCGATGGACGACCTGGAATGGACCGTGAGTGCCTACACGCTCACCTTCGCCGTCCTGCTGATGTTCGGCGCGGCGCTCGGTGACCGGTTCGGCCGTCGCCGGCTCTTCCTCGTCGGACTCACCGTCTTCACCGGCGCCTCCGCCGCCGCGGCCATGGCGTCCGGCATCGACGCCCTCATCGCCGCCCGCGCGGTCCAGGGCGTCGGCGCCGCGATCATGATGCCCCTGACGCTGACCCTCCTGACCGCCGCCGTGCCCGCCGCCAAGCGCGGGATGGCGTACGGCATCTGGGGAGCCGTCAACGGACTCGCGGTGGCCTCCGGACCGCTGATCGGCGGCGCCCTCACCGAACACATCTCCTGGCACTGGATCTTCTGGCTGAACGTCCCGCTGGGCCTGGCCCTGCTGCCGCTGGCCCGCCTCCGCCTCGCCGAGTCGCACGGCACCGGCGCCCCGCTCGACATCCCGGGCACCCTGCTCGCCAGCGGCGGCCTCTTCGGGATCGTCTACGGCCTGGTCCGCGGGCCCGCCGACGGCTGGAGCAGCTCCATGGTCCTGACCGGCCTGTTCGCCGGAGCCGCGCTGCTCGTCGGCTTCGTGCTCTACAGCGTCCGCGCCAAGAACCCCATGCTGCCGATGCGGCTGTTCCGCTCCCGGGCCTTCACCGGCATCAACGTGGCGAGCCTGCTGATGTTCCTCGGCATGTTCGGCTCGATCTTCCTGCTCAGCCAGTACATGCAGGGCGTGCTCGGCTACTCGCCCACCGAGGCGGGCCTGCGGATGCTGCCCTGGACCGGTATGCCGATGATCGTCGCGCCGATCGCCGGCATCCTCTCCGACCGCGTCGGCGGCCGCCCGGTCGTCGCCACCGGCCTCTTCCTCCAGGCCGTCGGCCTCGGCTACATGGCCGCCGTGGTCACCGCCGACGCCTCCTACGCGATCCAGCTGCCCGGCCTGATCATCAGCGGCATCGGAATGGGCCTGTACTTCGCCCCGGCCGCCAACCTGGTGATGTCCAGCGTTCTGCCCAGGGAACAGGGCGTCGCCTCCGGCGCCAACAACGCCCTGCGCGAGGTGGGCGGCGCGCTCGGCATCGCCGTCATGGCGTCGATCTTCTCCGCCCAGGGCGGCTACGAGAGCGGCCAGGCGTTCGTCGACGGACTGCGCCCCGCGCTGATGACCGGTGGCGTGGTGGTGGCACTCGCCGGATTCGCGGCGCTGGCCATCCCGGCCCGACGTCCCGACGTCCCCGCCGAGAACGCGACGGCGCAGGCCCCCGCCCGAGTCCCCGAGACCGCCGCCTCCCACTGA
- a CDS encoding DUF3291 domain-containing protein → MPTLPWTVPNTPPRSTDVHVFASRFETRTVWGALRFLARTPGVWRQVSSAPGAYGASLRAQPFRRTFWTLSAWESAEALKDFARTGTHAPTSRGLAAQMRDAKFATWTTTSDSLPVDWNEAFRRLG, encoded by the coding sequence GTGCCCACCCTTCCCTGGACCGTGCCGAACACCCCGCCCCGGTCCACCGACGTCCATGTCTTCGCCTCCCGTTTCGAGACCCGCACCGTCTGGGGAGCGCTCCGATTCCTGGCCCGCACGCCGGGAGTGTGGCGGCAGGTGAGCAGCGCCCCCGGTGCCTACGGGGCATCCCTCAGGGCACAGCCGTTCCGGCGGACCTTCTGGACCCTCTCCGCCTGGGAGTCGGCCGAGGCGCTCAAGGACTTCGCCCGTACGGGCACCCACGCGCCGACGTCCAGGGGGCTGGCCGCGCAGATGCGGGACGCGAAGTTCGCCACCTGGACGACGACGAGCGACAGCCTTCCGGTGGACTGGAACGAGGCGTTCCGGCGCCTTGGCTGA
- a CDS encoding TetR/AcrR family transcriptional regulator translates to MVRMSAEERRESVIRAATTEFARGGYHGTSTEVIAKRVGVSQPYLFRLFPGKKAIFLAAAERCVEDTIRTFEEASDGLSGEEALHAMANAYTKVIAEHPERLMMQMQMYVAVAAAEQAGDHEFGETVRAGWMRLWDTVHLPLGADVNETTTFLAYGMLINCLVGMGFPPEHRVWEGLYPSARLTGRLEA, encoded by the coding sequence ATGGTCAGGATGAGCGCAGAAGAGAGGCGCGAGAGCGTCATTCGTGCGGCGACGACCGAGTTCGCCCGCGGCGGCTACCACGGGACGTCGACCGAGGTGATCGCCAAGCGTGTCGGTGTCTCGCAGCCGTATCTCTTCCGGCTCTTCCCGGGCAAGAAGGCGATCTTCCTGGCGGCCGCCGAGCGGTGCGTGGAGGACACCATCCGTACCTTCGAGGAGGCGTCCGACGGGCTCTCGGGGGAAGAGGCCCTGCATGCCATGGCGAACGCGTACACCAAGGTCATCGCGGAACACCCCGAGCGGCTGATGATGCAGATGCAGATGTACGTGGCGGTGGCCGCCGCCGAGCAGGCCGGTGACCACGAGTTCGGCGAGACGGTACGGGCCGGCTGGATGCGGTTGTGGGACACCGTCCACCTGCCCCTCGGCGCCGACGTGAACGAGACGACGACCTTCCTGGCGTACGGCATGCTCATCAACTGCCTGGTGGGCATGGGGTTTCCGCCCGAGCACCGGGTCTGGGAAGGGCTCTACCCGTCGGCGCGGCTGACGGGCCGGCTCGAGGCGTAG
- a CDS encoding UDP-N-acetylmuramate dehydrogenase — MQELHDAPLAPLTTFRLGGPATRLVTAQTDAEVIAAVREADDSGTPLLLIGGGSNLVIGDKGFAGTALVIATKGFALDGTRLELAAGEVWTDAVARTVEAGLAGVECLAGIPGSAGATPIQNVGAYGQEVSSTITEVVAYDRVARETVTVPNAECAFSYRHSRFKADPERYVVLRVRFELADADGLSAPLKYAETARALGVEPGDRVPLGKARETVLKLRSGKGMVLDPEDHDTWSAGSFFTNPILTDEEFTAFHARVRERLGAETQPPAYPAGEGHTKTSAAWLIDKAGFTKGYGTGPARISTKHTLALTNRGAASTEDLLALAREVVAGVREAFGITLVNEPVTVGVSL; from the coding sequence GTGCAGGAACTCCACGACGCCCCCCTCGCCCCGCTGACCACCTTCCGGCTGGGCGGCCCCGCCACCCGGCTGGTCACCGCGCAGACCGACGCCGAGGTGATCGCCGCCGTCCGCGAGGCCGACGACAGCGGCACGCCCCTGCTGCTCATCGGCGGCGGCTCCAACCTCGTCATCGGGGACAAGGGCTTCGCGGGCACCGCGCTCGTGATCGCCACCAAGGGCTTCGCCCTCGACGGCACCCGGCTGGAGCTGGCCGCCGGCGAGGTGTGGACCGACGCCGTCGCCCGCACCGTGGAGGCCGGACTCGCCGGTGTGGAGTGCCTCGCCGGCATCCCGGGCTCGGCGGGCGCCACCCCCATCCAGAACGTGGGGGCGTACGGCCAGGAGGTCTCCTCGACGATCACCGAGGTCGTCGCGTACGACCGCGTCGCCCGCGAGACGGTCACCGTCCCGAACGCCGAGTGCGCCTTCTCGTACCGCCACAGCCGCTTCAAGGCCGACCCCGAGCGGTATGTCGTCCTGCGGGTCCGCTTCGAGCTGGCGGACGCGGACGGACTGTCCGCACCGCTCAAGTACGCCGAGACGGCCCGCGCCCTCGGCGTGGAGCCCGGCGACCGCGTGCCCCTGGGCAAGGCCCGCGAGACCGTGCTGAAACTGCGCTCCGGTAAGGGCATGGTCCTCGACCCCGAGGACCACGACACCTGGTCGGCGGGGTCCTTCTTCACCAACCCGATCCTCACCGACGAGGAGTTCACGGCGTTCCACGCGCGCGTGCGGGAGCGGCTCGGCGCGGAGACGCAGCCCCCCGCCTACCCGGCGGGGGAGGGGCACACCAAGACCTCCGCCGCCTGGCTGATCGACAAGGCGGGCTTCACCAAGGGGTACGGCACCGGACCCGCCCGCATCTCCACCAAGCACACCCTCGCCCTCACCAACCGCGGTGCGGCCAGCACCGAGGACCTGCTCGCGCTGGCCCGTGAGGTCGTCGCCGGGGTGCGCGAGGCTTTCGGGATCACGCTGGTCAACGAGCCGGTGACGGTCGGGGTCAGCCTCTAG
- a CDS encoding MaoC family dehydratase: protein MTAKIAYGDVEVGTELPAQTFSVTRATLVRYAGASGDFNPIHWNEKFAKEVGLPDVIAHGMFTMAEAIRVVTDWAGDPAAVVEYGVRFTKPVVVPNDDQGATIEVSGKVAVKLDDNTVRVDLTATSAGQKVLGMSRAVVRLA from the coding sequence ATGACAGCGAAGATCGCTTACGGCGATGTCGAGGTCGGTACCGAACTGCCCGCGCAGACTTTCTCCGTGACGCGCGCCACGCTCGTGCGGTACGCGGGAGCCTCCGGGGACTTCAACCCGATCCACTGGAACGAGAAGTTCGCCAAGGAGGTCGGGCTGCCGGACGTCATCGCGCACGGCATGTTCACCATGGCGGAGGCGATCCGCGTGGTCACCGACTGGGCCGGCGACCCGGCCGCGGTCGTCGAGTACGGGGTGCGCTTCACCAAGCCCGTCGTCGTCCCCAATGACGACCAGGGCGCCACGATCGAGGTCAGCGGCAAGGTCGCCGTCAAGCTCGACGACAACACGGTCCGAGTGGACCTCACGGCGACCAGCGCCGGCCAGAAGGTGCTGGGGATGTCCCGGGCGGTCGTACGGCTGGCCTGA